The following are encoded in a window of Physeter macrocephalus isolate SW-GA chromosome 9, ASM283717v5, whole genome shotgun sequence genomic DNA:
- the FAM219A gene encoding protein FAM219A isoform X5, whose amino-acid sequence MNYKPSPLQVKLEKQRELARKGSLKNGSVGSPVNQQPKKNNVMARTRLVVPNKGYSSLDQSPDEKPLVALDTDSDDDFDMSRYSSSGYSSAEQINQDLNIQLLKDGYRLDEIPDDEDLDLIPPKSVNPTCMCCQATSSTACHIQ is encoded by the exons ATGAATTACAAACCATCCCCGCTCCAAGTGAAGCTGG AGAAGCAGCGGGAGCTGGCCCGGAAGGGATCCCTGAAGAATGGCAGCGTGGGGAGCCCCGTCAACCAGCAACCCAAGAAGAACAACGTCATGGCCCGGACAAG GCTGGTCGTCCCTAATAAAGGCTACTCCTCGCTTGACCAGAGCCCAGACGAGAAGCCACTGGTAGCCCTTGACACGGACAG TGATGATGACTTTGACATGTCCAGATATTCCTCCTCTGGCTACTCCTCTGCTGAG CAGATCAACCAAGATTTGAACATCCAGCTGCTGAAGGACGGCTACCGGTTAGACGAGATCCCCGACGATGAGGACCTGGACCTCATCCCCCCCAAGTCCGTGAACCCCACCTGCATGTGCTGCCAGGCCACGTCCTCCACCGCCTGCCACATTCAGTAG
- the SPMIP6 gene encoding sperm microtubule inner protein 6 isoform X3 translates to MFLFSHKTKTPISTYSDSYRAPTSIKEVYKDPPLWAWEANRFVTPGLTQTVQRHVDPEALQKMVKCAVQDYSYKISIPGHPYLPEKYWLSQEEADKCNPNHLCGNRYNTWRMGPYNCTGWNKCATYLPRLRKEAGMETVVRGMPLVYPPKPERLNAYEREVVVNMLNPLSRNQPLPEITPRCGCVDPLPGRLPFQGYESACSGRHYCLRGMDYCVAGPPCTERRLRLLRTERPTECIALRAPAGNAMCCYNSPAVILPLSEP, encoded by the exons ATGTTCCTCTTTTCCCATAAGACCAAGACCCCCATCAGCACTTACAGTGACTCCTACAGGGCTCCTACCTCCATCAAGGAGGTCTATAAGGACCCACCTCTGTGGGCTTGGGAAGCCAACAGGTTTGTGACTCCG GGCCTGACTCAGACTGTGCAGCGCCACGTGGATCCTGAAGCCCTGCAGAAGATGGTCAAGTGTGCTGTGCAGGACTACAGCTATAAGATTTCCATACCAGGCCACCCCTACTTGCCTGAGAAATACTGGCTCTCTCAAGAGGAAG CAGACAAATGCAACCCAAACCACCTGTGCGGTAACCGGTATAATACATGGAGGATGGGACCTTACAACTGTACGGGCTGGAACAAATGTGCCACATACCTTCCTCGGCTGCGTAAG GAGGCGGGGATGGAGACAGTAGTTCGAGGAATGCCCTTGGTGTACCCTCCTAAGCCGGAGCGACTCAACGCCTACG AGCGCGAGGTAGTGGTGAACATGCTGAACCCTCTGTCACGGAACCAGCCGCTGCCGGAGATCACGCCCCGCTGCGGGTGTGTGGACCCGCTGCCGGGCCGCCTGCCTTTCCAGGGTTATGAAAGCGCTTGCTCGGGCCGCCACTACTGTCTGCGCGGCATGGACTACTGCGTCGCCGGGCCACCCTGCACCGAACGTCGCCTGCGGCTTTTGCGCACAGAGCGGCCGACT GAGTGTATCGCCCTGCGAGCACCGGCCGGGAATGCAATGTGCTGTTATAACTCCCCCGCCGTCATACTACCCTTGTCCGAACCTTAG
- the SPMIP6 gene encoding sperm microtubule inner protein 6 isoform X2: MFLFSHKTKTPISTYSDSYRAPTSIKEVYKDPPLWAWEANRFVTPGLTQTVQRHVDPEALQKMVKCAVQDYSYKISIPGHPYLPEKYWLSQEEADKCNPNHLCGNRYNTWRMGPYNCTGWNKCATYLPRLRKEAGMETVVRGMPLVYPPKPERLNAYEREVVVNMLNPLSRNQPLPEITPRCGCVDPLPGRLPFQGYESACSGRHYCLRGMDYCVAGPPCTERRLRLLRTERPTARSVSPCEHRPGMQCAVITPPPSYYPCPNLRWDTSHFKKAGGPQRNNYVVHPEFVSETYPDYHCR, translated from the exons ATGTTCCTCTTTTCCCATAAGACCAAGACCCCCATCAGCACTTACAGTGACTCCTACAGGGCTCCTACCTCCATCAAGGAGGTCTATAAGGACCCACCTCTGTGGGCTTGGGAAGCCAACAGGTTTGTGACTCCG GGCCTGACTCAGACTGTGCAGCGCCACGTGGATCCTGAAGCCCTGCAGAAGATGGTCAAGTGTGCTGTGCAGGACTACAGCTATAAGATTTCCATACCAGGCCACCCCTACTTGCCTGAGAAATACTGGCTCTCTCAAGAGGAAG CAGACAAATGCAACCCAAACCACCTGTGCGGTAACCGGTATAATACATGGAGGATGGGACCTTACAACTGTACGGGCTGGAACAAATGTGCCACATACCTTCCTCGGCTGCGTAAG GAGGCGGGGATGGAGACAGTAGTTCGAGGAATGCCCTTGGTGTACCCTCCTAAGCCGGAGCGACTCAACGCCTACG AGCGCGAGGTAGTGGTGAACATGCTGAACCCTCTGTCACGGAACCAGCCGCTGCCGGAGATCACGCCCCGCTGCGGGTGTGTGGACCCGCTGCCGGGCCGCCTGCCTTTCCAGGGTTATGAAAGCGCTTGCTCGGGCCGCCACTACTGTCTGCGCGGCATGGACTACTGCGTCGCCGGGCCACCCTGCACCGAACGTCGCCTGCGGCTTTTGCGCACAGAGCGGCCGACTGCAAG GAGTGTATCGCCCTGCGAGCACCGGCCGGGAATGCAATGTGCTGTTATAACTCCCCCGCCGTCATACTACCCTTGTCCGAACCTTAG ATGGGACACAAGTCACTTCAAGAAGGCTGGTGGCCCCCAGAGAAACAACTATGTCGTCCACCCTGAGTTTGTGTCCGAGACCTATCCTGACTACCACTGCCGGTAG
- the SPMIP6 gene encoding sperm microtubule inner protein 6 isoform X1: MFLFSHKTKTPISTYSDSYRAPTSIKEVYKDPPLWAWEANRFVTPGLTQTVQRHVDPEALQKMVKCAVQDYSYKISIPGHPYLPEKYWLSQEEDKCNPNHLCGNRYNTWRMGPYNCTGWNKCATYLPRLRKEAGMETVVRGMPLVYPPKPERLNAYEREVVVNMLNPLSRNQPLPEITPRCGCVDPLPGRLPFQGYESACSGRHYCLRGMDYCVAGPPCTERRLRLLRTERPTARFAGPRA, from the exons ATGTTCCTCTTTTCCCATAAGACCAAGACCCCCATCAGCACTTACAGTGACTCCTACAGGGCTCCTACCTCCATCAAGGAGGTCTATAAGGACCCACCTCTGTGGGCTTGGGAAGCCAACAGGTTTGTGACTCCG GGCCTGACTCAGACTGTGCAGCGCCACGTGGATCCTGAAGCCCTGCAGAAGATGGTCAAGTGTGCTGTGCAGGACTACAGCTATAAGATTTCCATACCAGGCCACCCCTACTTGCCTGAGAAATACTGGCTCTCTCAAGAGGAAG ACAAATGCAACCCAAACCACCTGTGCGGTAACCGGTATAATACATGGAGGATGGGACCTTACAACTGTACGGGCTGGAACAAATGTGCCACATACCTTCCTCGGCTGCGTAAG GAGGCGGGGATGGAGACAGTAGTTCGAGGAATGCCCTTGGTGTACCCTCCTAAGCCGGAGCGACTCAACGCCTACG AGCGCGAGGTAGTGGTGAACATGCTGAACCCTCTGTCACGGAACCAGCCGCTGCCGGAGATCACGCCCCGCTGCGGGTGTGTGGACCCGCTGCCGGGCCGCCTGCCTTTCCAGGGTTATGAAAGCGCTTGCTCGGGCCGCCACTACTGTCTGCGCGGCATGGACTACTGCGTCGCCGGGCCACCCTGCACCGAACGTCGCCTGCGGCTTTTGCGCACAGAGCGGCCGACTGCAAGGTTCGCAGGGCCGCGTGCTTAG